A genomic region of Bombus fervidus isolate BK054 chromosome 17, iyBomFerv1, whole genome shotgun sequence contains the following coding sequences:
- the Npc1a gene encoding Niemann-Pick type C-1a isoform X4: MYWFYMFYRGHRRTLTDASMSRLNVIIFVLGAWNVINAVSATQDGQCIWYGECYTDIYMHKKNCPYTGPAKLLDNEGQKLLAKNCPHLMIDSGNGINTCCDTNQLKTMDQNIKLASNFLNRCPSCLDNLVKHFCEFTCSTVQSKFINVTEIQTEKEVKYVNGIDLYITNKYLEGTFNSCNKVSVPSTGQLAMDLMCGIWGASRCTTLKWFHYMGDAANNQYVPFQITYKNTDEPVGSFIPVDPKITPCNKALNKNTPACSCVDCEASCPVPPSPPPLPTPFTIFGYDGYAVMMIITFVCGSALFILSIVCFNNRKQIVARGEEVGRQVGRRLAAGLHHPGDGARIALAADQEDSPLQSKRSSVISADDLPSGFDDEEQSTFIERLGAGTDKLLAEFFCWWGTACASRPWFVLFVGFLFIISLGHGIKYIHVTTDPVELWAAPQSRSRIEKEYFDQHFEPFYRTEQIIITSIGLPNIVHNTSNGPVIFGPVFNDTFLKTIYKLQEEIKKIITPNNYTLANICFAPLTSPFTGPPTVSQCVIQSIWGYWQDSVETFDYTTVDDDNFTVNYLDHFRVCSQNAYNPECLAPYGGPVEPAIAVGGFLSPGQDLQNPSYEKATAVILSILVNNYHNKSKLHPAMEWEMSYVKFMKNWIATKKPAFMDIAFTSERSIEDELNRESQSDVLTILVSYIIMFAYIAISLGQLKNCSRLLIDSKITLGLGGVLLVLASVVCSVGLFGFVGIPATLIIIEVIPFLVLAVGVDNIFILVQTHQRESRRPNESIPEHIGRILGQVGPSMLLTSVSESCCFFLGGLSDMPAVKAFALYAGMALLVDFVLQVTCFVSLLALDTVRQANNKLDVCCFIRGSKKDDGEEVVNGILYKLFKVVYVPLLLKKWVRAFVMIVFFGWICSSIAVVPHIEIGLDQELSMPEDSFVLKYFKFLNNYLSIGPPMYFVVKEGLNYSNKDIQNLVCGGQYCNNDSVSTQIFIASKQSNRTYIAKPASSWLDDYIDWSQLSMCCKYFVSNDSFCPHTGSSKYCSSCNITSNNIGRPIPTDFERYVSFFLQDNPDEMCAKAGHAAYGRGVNYVTDLETGLSKVGASYFMAYHTILKTSADYYESMRAARAISANITETINNYLRSIGDSSTVDVFPYSIFYVFYEQYLTMWPDTLYSIGISLIAIFVVTFLLMGLDIFSSVIVVITIMMIVVNIGGLMYWWRITLNAVSLVNLVMAVGIAVEFCSHLVHSFSVSVKTTRVERVADALTNMGSSIFSGITLTKFGGIIVLGFARSQIFKVFYFRMYLGIVLFGAAHGLIFLPVLLSYIGTPMNREKLANHKRAMQGNLDNVQETSLNHRA; the protein is encoded by the exons ATGTATTggttttatatgttttaccGAGGCCACCGTCGAACTTTGACAGACGCTAGCATGTCACGTCTAAACGTGATAATCTTTGTGCTAGGTGCTTGGAATGTTATTAACGCA GTATCTGCAACACAAGATGGTCAATGTATTTGGTATGGAGAATGTTATACAGACATATATATGCACAAAAAGAATTGCCCTTATACAGGACCAGCTAAGTTATTGGATAATGAAGGTCAAAAACTGTTGGCTAAAAATTGTCCTCATTTAATGATTGATTCTGGAAATGGGATTAATACCTGCTGCGATACAAATCAGTTAAAAACAATGGATCAAAATATTAAGCTAgcatctaattttttaaacagatGTCCTAGCTGTTTGGATAATTTAGTAAAGCATTTCTGTGAATTTACTTGTAGCACAGTACAAAGCAAGTTTATCAACGTTACAGAAATACAAACAGAGAAAg aaGTAAAATATGTCAATGgtatagatttatatataacaaataagtATTTGGAAGGTACATTTAATTCCTGTAACAAAGTATCAGTACCTAGCACTGGACAATTAGCAATGGATTTAATGTGTGGCATATGGGGAGCTAGTAGATGTACCACATTAAAATGGTTCCATTATATGGGTGATGCAGCAAACAATCAATATGTACCATTTcaaattacatataaaaatactgaTGAACCTGTAGGTTCATTTATTCCTGTAGATCCTAAAATTACTCCTTGCAATAAAGCATTAAAT AAAAATACTCCAGCATGCAGTTGTGTAGACTGCGAAGCCAGTTGCCCAGTACCACCATCACCACCTCCCTTGCCAACACCTTTCACCATTTTTGGCTACGATGGCTATGCTGTAATGATGATCATTACTTTTGTGTGTGGTTCAGCTCTTTTCATCTTATCCATTGTATGCTTCAATAATAGAAAACAAATTG TTGCACGAGGTGAGGAAGTAGGAAGGCAGGTGGGTAGACGCCTAGCCGCAGGGTTACACCACCCAGGAGATGGTGCTCGTATTGCTCTCGCCGCAGACCAGGAAGACAGCCCACTTCAATCTAAACGTTCCA GTGTGATATCTGCAGATGATTTGCCGAGCGGATTCGACGATGAAGAACAATCAACATTCATCGAAAGATTAGGTGCAGGCACTGACAAACTGTTAGCAGAATTCTTTTGTTGGTGGGGTACAG cATGCGCGTCACGACCGTGGTTTGTCCTTTTTGTTGGTTTCTTATTTATCATTAGTTTGGGAcatggaataaaatatatacatgttaCCACTGATCCAGTTGAATTATGGGCTGCTCCACAATCTCGATCACgaattgaaaaagaatatttcgatCAACATTTTGAACCATTCTATAGAACtgaacaaataattataacatcAATTGGTTTGCCGAAC attGTACATAATACATCCAATGGTCCAGTTATCTTTGGTCCTGTATTTAATGATACCTTTCTCAAAACTATCTACAAATTacaagaagaaataaagaagataataaCTCCAAATAATTATACCTTAGCAAACATATGTTTTGCTCCATTAACCAGTCCATTTACGGGACCACCAACAGTATCACAATGTGTCATTCAAAGTATTTGGGGATATTGGCAAGACAGTGTAGAAACTTTTGATTACACTACTGTAGATGATGATAATTTTACAGTAAATTATTTAGATCACTTCAGAGTTTGTTCGCA AAACGCATATAATCCTGAATGTCTGGCACCTTATGGTGGTCCCGTGGAACCAGCAATCGCAGTTGGGGGATTTCTATCACCAGGTCAAGATCTCCAGAATCCTTCATATGAGAAAGCCACAGCAGTAATTTTATCTATACtagtaaataattatcataataaatCCAAGTTACATCCAGCAATGGAATGGGAGATGAG TTACgtcaaatttatgaaaaattggaTAGCAACAAAGAAACCAGCATTTATGGATATTGCTTTTACTTCAGAACGTTCAATAGAGGATGAATTAAATCGTGAATCTCAATCAGATGTTTTAACTATTCTTGtctcatatattattatgtttgcATATATTGCGATTTCTCTTGGGCAGTTAAAAAATTGCAGTCGACTTTTG atCGATTCTAAAATTACACTTGGCCTTGGTGGTGTACTTTTGGTATTGGCCTCTGTTGTTTGTTCTGTTGGTTTATTTGGTTTTGTTGGCATTCCGGCTACGCTGATTATTATTGAAGTCATACCATTCCTTGTCCTTGCTGTTGGAGTAGACAATATTTTCATACTTGTCCAAACACATCAAAGGGAAAGTCGTCGTCCTAATGAATCAATACCTGAACATATCGGTCGTATTCTCGGTCAAGTGGGACCAAGTATGTTGCTTACCAGTGTGTCGGAAAGTTGTTGTTTCTTCCTtg GTGGATTATCTGATATGCCTGCCGTTAAAGCTTTTGCTCTATATGCCGGTATGGCATTATTGGTAGATTTTGTGCTACAAGTAACCTGTTTTGTTAGCTTATTAGCATTAGATACTGTTCGTCAAGCA aacAACAAACTTGATGTATGTTGTTTTATTCGTGGATCGAAGAAAGACGACGGGGAGGAAGTAGTAAACGGAATTTTGTATAAACTTTTCAAAGTTGTGTATGTTCCACTATTGTTGAAAAAATGGGTGCGTGCATTTGTTATGATAGTATTTTTTGGATGGATTTGTTCAAGCATTGCGGTTGTTCCGCACATTGAAATTGGTCTAGATCAGGAACTTTCTATGCCTGAAGACAGTTTtgtcttgaaatatttcaaa tttttaaataattacttatCTATTGGACCACCAATGTACTTTGTTGTAAAAGaaggattaaattattctaaCAAAGATATACAGAATCTTGTATGTGGCGGTCAATATTGTAATAACGATTCGGTATCGACTCAAATATTTATAGCATCAAAACAATCAAATAG GACATACATAGCAAAACCTGCATCATCGTGGCTAGATGATTATATCGACTGGTCTCAATTGTCGATGTgttgcaaatattttgtttcaaatgATTCTTTCTGTCCACATACAg GATCTAGTAAATATTGCTCTTCGTGTAATATCACCTCAAATAATATTGGAAGACCTATACCAACGGACTTTGAACGATATGTATCATTTTTCTTGCAAGATAATCCCGATGAAATGTGCGCTAAAGCAGGTCATGCTGCTTATGGTCGCGGTGTTAATTATGTTACTGACCTTGAAACAGGTCTGTCGAAAGTCGGGGCGTCCTATTTTATGGCTTACCATACTATATTAAAAACATCTGCCGATTATTACGAATCGATGAGAGCTGCAAGAGCTATATCAGCAAATATAACAGAGAcgattaacaattatttaagaaGTATCGGTGACAGTTCAACTGTTGACGTGTTTCCGTACagcatattttatgttttttacgAGCAGTACTTAACAATGTGGCCGgacacgttatatagtataggGATATCCTTAATTGCTATTTTTGTGGTAACTTTCCTTTTGATGGGTTTGGACATATTTTCCTCTGTTATTGTTGTAATTACCATTATGATGATTGTGGTCAATATTGGTGGTTTAATGTATTGGTGGCGCATAACATTAAACGCAGTATCCCTCGTTAACCTTGTTATG GCTGTTGGAATTGCCGTTGAATTTTGTAGTCATTTGGTACATTCCTTCTCAGTATCGGTAAAAACAACACGCGTTGAAAGGGTTGCTGATGCATTAACGAATATGGGAAGTTCAATTTTTAGCGGTATCACTCTTACGAAATTTGGTGGAATTATAGTACTCGGTTTTGCTAGGAGTCAAATCTTTAAG GTATTCTACTTCAGAATGTACCTGGGTATTGTATTGTTTGGGGCTGCACATGGTCTAATATTCCTGCCAGTATTATTAAGTTACATTG GCACACCAATGAACAGAGAAAAGTTAGCAAATCACAAGAGAGCAATGCAAGGAAATCTGGACAACGTACAGGAGACTTCCTTGAATCATCGC GCGTGA
- the Npc1a gene encoding Niemann-Pick type C-1a isoform X1 → MYWFYMFYRGHRRTLTDASMSRLNVIIFVLGAWNVINAVSATQDGQCIWYGECYTDIYMHKKNCPYTGPAKLLDNEGQKLLAKNCPHLMIDSGNGINTCCDTNQLKTMDQNIKLASNFLNRCPSCLDNLVKHFCEFTCSTVQSKFINVTEIQTEKEVKYVNGIDLYITNKYLEGTFNSCNKVSVPSTGQLAMDLMCGIWGASRCTTLKWFHYMGDAANNQYVPFQITYKNTDEPVGSFIPVDPKITPCNKALNKNTPACSCVDCEASCPVPPSPPPLPTPFTIFGYDGYAVMMIITFVCGSALFILSIVCFNNRKQIVARGEEVGRQVGRRLAAGLHHPGDGARIALAADQEDSPLQSKRSSVISADDLPSGFDDEEQSTFIERLGAGTDKLLAEFFCWWGTACASRPWFVLFVGFLFIISLGHGIKYIHVTTDPVELWAAPQSRSRIEKEYFDQHFEPFYRTEQIIITSIGLPNIVHNTSNGPVIFGPVFNDTFLKTIYKLQEEIKKIITPNNYTLANICFAPLTSPFTGPPTVSQCVIQSIWGYWQDSVETFDYTTVDDDNFTVNYLDHFRVCSQNAYNPECLAPYGGPVEPAIAVGGFLSPGQDLQNPSYEKATAVILSILVNNYHNKSKLHPAMEWEMSYVKFMKNWIATKKPAFMDIAFTSERSIEDELNRESQSDVLTILVSYIIMFAYIAISLGQLKNCSRLLIDSKITLGLGGVLLVLASVVCSVGLFGFVGIPATLIIIEVIPFLVLAVGVDNIFILVQTHQRESRRPNESIPEHIGRILGQVGPSMLLTSVSESCCFFLGGLSDMPAVKAFALYAGMALLVDFVLQVTCFVSLLALDTVRQANNKLDVCCFIRGSKKDDGEEVVNGILYKLFKVVYVPLLLKKWVRAFVMIVFFGWICSSIAVVPHIEIGLDQELSMPEDSFVLKYFKFLNNYLSIGPPMYFVVKEGLNYSNKDIQNLVCGGQYCNNDSVSTQIFIASKQSNRTYIAKPASSWLDDYIDWSQLSMCCKYFVSNDSFCPHTGSSKYCSSCNITSNNIGRPIPTDFERYVSFFLQDNPDEMCAKAGHAAYGRGVNYVTDLETGLSKVGASYFMAYHTILKTSADYYESMRAARAISANITETINNYLRSIGDSSTVDVFPYSIFYVFYEQYLTMWPDTLYSIGISLIAIFVVTFLLMGLDIFSSVIVVITIMMIVVNIGGLMYWWRITLNAVSLVNLVMAVGIAVEFCSHLVHSFSVSVKTTRVERVADALTNMGSSIFSGITLTKFGGIIVLGFARSQIFKVFYFRMYLGIVLFGAAHGLIFLPVLLSYIGVMSRRGRRKAHECASRARNESRSQVCGPDSPLLQNDNNQYPTTSYASVNSIEQLHQVTF, encoded by the exons ATGTATTggttttatatgttttaccGAGGCCACCGTCGAACTTTGACAGACGCTAGCATGTCACGTCTAAACGTGATAATCTTTGTGCTAGGTGCTTGGAATGTTATTAACGCA GTATCTGCAACACAAGATGGTCAATGTATTTGGTATGGAGAATGTTATACAGACATATATATGCACAAAAAGAATTGCCCTTATACAGGACCAGCTAAGTTATTGGATAATGAAGGTCAAAAACTGTTGGCTAAAAATTGTCCTCATTTAATGATTGATTCTGGAAATGGGATTAATACCTGCTGCGATACAAATCAGTTAAAAACAATGGATCAAAATATTAAGCTAgcatctaattttttaaacagatGTCCTAGCTGTTTGGATAATTTAGTAAAGCATTTCTGTGAATTTACTTGTAGCACAGTACAAAGCAAGTTTATCAACGTTACAGAAATACAAACAGAGAAAg aaGTAAAATATGTCAATGgtatagatttatatataacaaataagtATTTGGAAGGTACATTTAATTCCTGTAACAAAGTATCAGTACCTAGCACTGGACAATTAGCAATGGATTTAATGTGTGGCATATGGGGAGCTAGTAGATGTACCACATTAAAATGGTTCCATTATATGGGTGATGCAGCAAACAATCAATATGTACCATTTcaaattacatataaaaatactgaTGAACCTGTAGGTTCATTTATTCCTGTAGATCCTAAAATTACTCCTTGCAATAAAGCATTAAAT AAAAATACTCCAGCATGCAGTTGTGTAGACTGCGAAGCCAGTTGCCCAGTACCACCATCACCACCTCCCTTGCCAACACCTTTCACCATTTTTGGCTACGATGGCTATGCTGTAATGATGATCATTACTTTTGTGTGTGGTTCAGCTCTTTTCATCTTATCCATTGTATGCTTCAATAATAGAAAACAAATTG TTGCACGAGGTGAGGAAGTAGGAAGGCAGGTGGGTAGACGCCTAGCCGCAGGGTTACACCACCCAGGAGATGGTGCTCGTATTGCTCTCGCCGCAGACCAGGAAGACAGCCCACTTCAATCTAAACGTTCCA GTGTGATATCTGCAGATGATTTGCCGAGCGGATTCGACGATGAAGAACAATCAACATTCATCGAAAGATTAGGTGCAGGCACTGACAAACTGTTAGCAGAATTCTTTTGTTGGTGGGGTACAG cATGCGCGTCACGACCGTGGTTTGTCCTTTTTGTTGGTTTCTTATTTATCATTAGTTTGGGAcatggaataaaatatatacatgttaCCACTGATCCAGTTGAATTATGGGCTGCTCCACAATCTCGATCACgaattgaaaaagaatatttcgatCAACATTTTGAACCATTCTATAGAACtgaacaaataattataacatcAATTGGTTTGCCGAAC attGTACATAATACATCCAATGGTCCAGTTATCTTTGGTCCTGTATTTAATGATACCTTTCTCAAAACTATCTACAAATTacaagaagaaataaagaagataataaCTCCAAATAATTATACCTTAGCAAACATATGTTTTGCTCCATTAACCAGTCCATTTACGGGACCACCAACAGTATCACAATGTGTCATTCAAAGTATTTGGGGATATTGGCAAGACAGTGTAGAAACTTTTGATTACACTACTGTAGATGATGATAATTTTACAGTAAATTATTTAGATCACTTCAGAGTTTGTTCGCA AAACGCATATAATCCTGAATGTCTGGCACCTTATGGTGGTCCCGTGGAACCAGCAATCGCAGTTGGGGGATTTCTATCACCAGGTCAAGATCTCCAGAATCCTTCATATGAGAAAGCCACAGCAGTAATTTTATCTATACtagtaaataattatcataataaatCCAAGTTACATCCAGCAATGGAATGGGAGATGAG TTACgtcaaatttatgaaaaattggaTAGCAACAAAGAAACCAGCATTTATGGATATTGCTTTTACTTCAGAACGTTCAATAGAGGATGAATTAAATCGTGAATCTCAATCAGATGTTTTAACTATTCTTGtctcatatattattatgtttgcATATATTGCGATTTCTCTTGGGCAGTTAAAAAATTGCAGTCGACTTTTG atCGATTCTAAAATTACACTTGGCCTTGGTGGTGTACTTTTGGTATTGGCCTCTGTTGTTTGTTCTGTTGGTTTATTTGGTTTTGTTGGCATTCCGGCTACGCTGATTATTATTGAAGTCATACCATTCCTTGTCCTTGCTGTTGGAGTAGACAATATTTTCATACTTGTCCAAACACATCAAAGGGAAAGTCGTCGTCCTAATGAATCAATACCTGAACATATCGGTCGTATTCTCGGTCAAGTGGGACCAAGTATGTTGCTTACCAGTGTGTCGGAAAGTTGTTGTTTCTTCCTtg GTGGATTATCTGATATGCCTGCCGTTAAAGCTTTTGCTCTATATGCCGGTATGGCATTATTGGTAGATTTTGTGCTACAAGTAACCTGTTTTGTTAGCTTATTAGCATTAGATACTGTTCGTCAAGCA aacAACAAACTTGATGTATGTTGTTTTATTCGTGGATCGAAGAAAGACGACGGGGAGGAAGTAGTAAACGGAATTTTGTATAAACTTTTCAAAGTTGTGTATGTTCCACTATTGTTGAAAAAATGGGTGCGTGCATTTGTTATGATAGTATTTTTTGGATGGATTTGTTCAAGCATTGCGGTTGTTCCGCACATTGAAATTGGTCTAGATCAGGAACTTTCTATGCCTGAAGACAGTTTtgtcttgaaatatttcaaa tttttaaataattacttatCTATTGGACCACCAATGTACTTTGTTGTAAAAGaaggattaaattattctaaCAAAGATATACAGAATCTTGTATGTGGCGGTCAATATTGTAATAACGATTCGGTATCGACTCAAATATTTATAGCATCAAAACAATCAAATAG GACATACATAGCAAAACCTGCATCATCGTGGCTAGATGATTATATCGACTGGTCTCAATTGTCGATGTgttgcaaatattttgtttcaaatgATTCTTTCTGTCCACATACAg GATCTAGTAAATATTGCTCTTCGTGTAATATCACCTCAAATAATATTGGAAGACCTATACCAACGGACTTTGAACGATATGTATCATTTTTCTTGCAAGATAATCCCGATGAAATGTGCGCTAAAGCAGGTCATGCTGCTTATGGTCGCGGTGTTAATTATGTTACTGACCTTGAAACAGGTCTGTCGAAAGTCGGGGCGTCCTATTTTATGGCTTACCATACTATATTAAAAACATCTGCCGATTATTACGAATCGATGAGAGCTGCAAGAGCTATATCAGCAAATATAACAGAGAcgattaacaattatttaagaaGTATCGGTGACAGTTCAACTGTTGACGTGTTTCCGTACagcatattttatgttttttacgAGCAGTACTTAACAATGTGGCCGgacacgttatatagtataggGATATCCTTAATTGCTATTTTTGTGGTAACTTTCCTTTTGATGGGTTTGGACATATTTTCCTCTGTTATTGTTGTAATTACCATTATGATGATTGTGGTCAATATTGGTGGTTTAATGTATTGGTGGCGCATAACATTAAACGCAGTATCCCTCGTTAACCTTGTTATG GCTGTTGGAATTGCCGTTGAATTTTGTAGTCATTTGGTACATTCCTTCTCAGTATCGGTAAAAACAACACGCGTTGAAAGGGTTGCTGATGCATTAACGAATATGGGAAGTTCAATTTTTAGCGGTATCACTCTTACGAAATTTGGTGGAATTATAGTACTCGGTTTTGCTAGGAGTCAAATCTTTAAG GTATTCTACTTCAGAATGTACCTGGGTATTGTATTGTTTGGGGCTGCACATGGTCTAATATTCCTGCCAGTATTATTAAGTTACATTG GCGTGATGTCGCGCCGAGGGCGTAGAAAAGCCCACGAATGTGCCAGCAGGGCTAGA